The genomic interval GCCTTGCGGCGATTGCGATCGGCCTGCTGCACCGCCACGGTCCGTTCCCAATCGTCGAGCATGCGCTGCCGCGCCGCCGCTTCGAAATGCGGCGCCGGCACAGGCTCGGTAGGTTTCACCGCATCATCCACCTCCAGATCCAGGAGCACGCTCAGCTGCCGCAGCTGTTCGCGGGCGTCGACCTCGGCGTCCACATGCTCGAGCTCGGCGTCGAGCCGCTTCGACGCCGACTGCAGCCATAGCTCTTCCGAGATGACGCCGTCCTTGAACTTGAGCGAGTCCACTCGGGCCTGGGCCCGAGCCGCCTCCATCCGGTCGCGGGTGAGGTCCTTCTTGAGCTCGAACCGCAGCACCGCGACGTAGGCGTCGGTCACGTCCCGGCGCAGCTGCCCCTCTTGCTTCTGCTGCTCCGCGCTGGCGATGTCCCGGTCGTCTTGCAGATCATTGAGCAGCTTCTTCGCCGCCGAGGGGCGGAAGAGTGGCTGCTCCAGGCGGAAATCGAAATATCCCCGGCGCAGCGTCTCGTAGACGAACTCCCCGGACCCGATGAGCCGGGTATCGGGATAGCGCGAATCGTCGGCGTTCAGGTTTGCCGACCCCGTGAGGGTGCCGCCGGTGATCAAGCTCTGCTTGAGCTCGATGAAGGACTCGAAGGACAGATCCCGCGTCCGGTAGAGCTGTTTCGTGTTGGCGCCGCCGAAAAAGCGGTAGCTCTCGTCCACGTCGAAGGCCGGCACCGAGCCGTTGATCGACACCTCGGGCAGCTTGTAATTGATCCGCTGCGCCTGATACTGCTGCCCTACCACCTCCGCCTGCCCGCGGATGATGCGGCCCCGGGCTGTCTTTTCCACCGCCCGCTGCACCGCCTGTTCCAGCGTCAGATCCAGGACGTCTGCCGCCGCCGGCGAGACCCAGCTCTGCTGCACCGACCACAGGATCAGGCACAAGGCTGCGACCGACCACCGGCCCGAGCAGGCGAGACAACGTCGATGGCGGACATGTCGACCATGAGCATGCTTAGCGCGGACGTACATACGACGGACAGGCATGCGACGGGAATGCATGCGACAAGCCTCCTCTCGGCCAGACCGAGCTCATTCGTAACGCAGGGATTCGATGACGTCGACCCGGGCGGCGCGCGCCGCCGGATAAAGCCCGAAGACGATGCCCACGAGACTGGACACACCGATGGCGAGCACGATGGCGAACAGCGACACCACGGTCGGCCATTGCGCATAGAAGGAGATCACCCGCGAAATCAGCAGCCCCAGCGCCAGGCCGATGCCGCAGCCGAGCATGCAGATGGCGATGGCCTCCACCAGGAACTGCAGCAGGATGTCGCGCCGGGTGGCGCCCACGGCGCGGCGTATCCCGATCTCCCGGGTGCGCTCCAGCACCGTCGCCAGCATGATGTTCATGATCCCAATGCCGCCGACCAGCAGCGACAGCCCGGCGATCGCGCCCATCACGATGTTGAAGATACGCTGCGTCTTCTGCGACTGCCGCAGCAGCGACTCGGGGACGACGATGTCGTAATCGCCCACCCCGCCGTGGCGGCGCGCCAAGATCCGTTCCACCAGCTTGGCCACGGCGGGCACGTGGCTCAGGCTGCGAGCCGTCACGGTGAGCTGGTCGATCTCCGGAACATTGAACTTCTGCTCGCCGCCCTGGTTCATGGTGACGGAGAAGCCGCCCTCCATCCGCGAGCGCGACGCCAGAGTCTGGCGGTCGAACTTCTTCTGTGCTGTGACCAGCGGGATGTAGATATCCTCGTTGAGGTTCTTCAGCTCCAATCCCTCCACCTTGCCGCGCCCCAGGTACTTGTCCGCCATGACGCCGACCACGGTGAAGTCGAGGTCCCCGACGCGCACGCTCTCCCCGAGAGGATCACTGAAGGTGAAGAGCGCCCGCTTCGCCTTCGCCCCGAGCACGCAAACCTGGGCGAAGGTTTCGTCGTCGCTGGGGAGGAGGAAGCGACCCGCTTCGACCTCGACCGAAGACGAGAGCATGAATGCCGGCGTCGTGGCGACCACCCGCACCGGCGCGATCTGCGAGCGCTGGCGCACCGTCTCCAGGGGCTCGTAGCGCTGCGGCACCACGTTGGCGACCAAGTCGGTGAAGGCGGCGATGTTGGCTGCATCCTCCAGCGACAGCCCCGGCGAGCGGTGCAGTCCCTCGTCGCCTCCCGGATCTTCCTCGGGGGCCTTGGCATTGACGATGACGTTGTTGATGCCGAGGACGGCGATTTCCTCGAGCACTTCCTTCTCGGCCCCGGCGCCGATGGAGAGCATGCCCACCACGGCGGCGACGCCGATGATGACGCCGAGCATGGTGAGGAGAGTGCGCAGCTTGTGAGTGCCGAGCGAATCGAAGGCCATCAGCAGGGTCCGCCGGGTTTCCATGGCCCGCCCTAGGGCCCGGCCTGGGCGGCCGGCGGCGGCTGGCGTCCTTTGTTCATCTCCGGCTGCGTCGCCTTCTCGCCGGGCATTCCCGGTTCCTCCAGCGTCGGATCGACGAGGCAGATGCGCTCGCCACCCTGGAGACCGCGGGTGACCTCGATGTCCCGGTCGTTCCGCCGCCCGACCTGCACCTCCACCGGGCTTCCGTCCGCGAGATACACGAGCGGCTTGCCCTGCTTCTCGAACACCGCTTCGAGGGGCACCGAGACCACGTCGGGCAAGCGCTGGACGATGACCTGTGCCGAGGCGGACATGCCGGGTTTGAGCTTCGGGTCCACGTCGAGAATGGCTAGCTCCACGTCGAAGACATTGATCTTGGAGTTGGGCTCTTTGCGGCGTGCCAGCGTCCCCTTGCGCACCACCTTGGCCCGGTAGGTCGTGTCAGCGAAGGCATCCACGGTGACGATGGCTTCCTGCTCGGGCTCGACGGCGCTGGCATCGACTTCCGAAACCGTGGCCTTGACGATCATCTCGCTGAGATCCGGCACGGCGACGAGCGGCTGACCCTGCCAGGGCGAATCACCAGCCTGCACCTTGCTCATGGCGTTCCCCTTCCAAATCTCGAGATGTACCACCATTCCGGCGATCGGGGCGAGGAGCGTCATCTGATCGAGCTCGCGCTGGGCCAGCATCACCTTGTCTCGGGCGCGCTGCACCTCTAACGTCGCCTTCTGCACGTCAGCGCGCTGTTGTTCGATCTTGGCCTGATTGTTGAGCTCCGCCAGCTCCAGCTTCAGTTTCGCCTCGTCGGCCACGCGCGGCGCCTCGTACTTCAGCTCGTCGTAGCTGCGCCGCGCCTGCTGCAGCTCGAGCGCCAGCTGCTTCTCCTGGATGGCGAGCTCCCTTTTGGCGCGCTCCAGCGAGGTCTCCGCGATCTTGAGGGCCGACTGGTTGTCCTGCAGCTCGGCCTGCTGCTGGGTGGCGTTGAAGCGGACCACCGGATCCTGAGGCTTGACCTGTGAACCCTCCGGGGCGAGCCAGGTGATCTGCAGGTTGCGCACCCGCGGCGCCACCAGGGCGGAGGCCTGACGCGCGTCCACCTGGCCGTTGACCCGGATCGACAGCAGGAACTCCCCCTTCTTCGCCGAGGCCAGCGGGATGTCGGGAGCGGTGGAGAGGAAGGCGTGCACGCCGTAGTAGCCGCCTACGAGCACGGCGCCCCCGACAAGGAGGAGGGAGATCGTCTTCACGACGGCACGACGCATTGTCTGACCTCAGGCAATGAAGTGACCGTTGCGCTCGCGCACCGGTCACACCACATCACTTGTACAGTATCTTCACGCCCGACCAGGTAGCACTCGCGACCACGGCCGCGGCGCTGGACGGCGCCGTCGAACCCAGATCCTCCCAGATGTAGATCAGGAACTTGCCTGACTCCCCCACCGGCTTCGTCAGATCCTCGATGACGACGAAGTTCGCCTCGCCTTCCACCTTGTAGTCCGTGCCGGTGAGATCGAAGAGCACGTAGGTGCTGTAGCGCGCATCGCTGGCCTTCCAGATATCCGGATCCAGCTTGCCGTCGAGGCCGTGGTTTTCCGAGTAGAGATCCCCGCGCTCCCCGAAGGACTCGAGGGGCGTGAGCGTGATCTGTAGGCTCTGCATCCATAGGTCCGCGGGGACGATGGGATCGCCTGGATCAGGACTCTCCGGGTGGAACATGCGCTTCTGGATGCGCACTTCTTCGTCATATCCCCACGACGTCTCGCTGGTCGTCGGATCGCTCAAGAAGAAGAGGTATTCGGCTTTGCGGTTGCCTACCTTCTCGTTGGCGAGAAGAGAAGCGAAGAGGGCACTGTCCCGCGTCAGGTAGGACCGCGCCAGGGCTTGGATGAGAGCTTCGGGCGAGTCGAGACGCGAGGCCGGGACGATGAAAGCGAAGCCTGCCGGCCTCGCAGTGTACGTCCCGGGAGGCAGGACGAAGAGATCCCGGACCACCACCGCGTCGAGCGCCCCTGAATCCCCGATCCGATACGCGTGCACCGAGCCAGAACTGGGCGTCACTTCGAACGCTGCCGTGGGGCCCGTGGGTGGCGCGACGGGATCCTCTTCACAGGCGAGGGCGACGCAGAGGGCCGCGACGAGCAAGCATCGTACTTTCATGCCCTCCCCTTCGGCCGGCCGTGTCGCCGGAGCTCGCTATGGGCAGGTCGATGTCCATGATGCCGCAGAGCCGGCGGAGCGACGAAGCCGATCTCTGCGGTCATGGTAGCACTCGGATCGCAGCGACGGGGCTGGACGCCCTCCAAGGGAGGCCGCGCCTGCCGGTGAGGAGGACCCTCTCTCCGGAGCCCCGAGCGGGGCTAGGGCCCGCGGAACGGAGCAGACACGACGGCTGCTCTGGTTCTCGGGGAGCGGCTGCGTTGACGGGGCCGAGCGCCGATGCTACCGTGAACCGATCCGCTGTTGCCCTCGCTGCACTGCCTTCCGTGCACGCGGCCGTAGCCTGCCCGTTACGTCCGCAAGCGGACGGGGCGGGCGCTCGTCCGCCCCGTCGTCTGTCTCACCTTCGACGGCTACGCTAGTGGCTCACGGCTAGTCTTCTGACTCCGCAACTGGGCTGAGTCGGCTGCTTGGCTGACTCGTCTACTTGGCTGACTCGTCTACTTGGCTACTCGGCTACTCCGCTGACTTCTTCTCGGACAGGTCGATGCGGTCCTGCATCCCGCCGTGTAGGAGATCGACGATGCGCGGCTGGGAGAGGAAGTTGTGCGGGAAGCCGAGATCCATGCGGCTCACCTCGTCGAGACGCCGCAGGTGTTCCTCGGCGAGTCGGACCTCGAGCGTTCCGAGGTTGTCGCGGAACTGCTCCAGGTCGCGGGCCCCCAGGATCGGGACGAGCCCCGGCTGCTGCCGTGCCCAGGCAAGTGCCACTGGCGCCGGCGTGCAGCCCAACTCCTCGGCCACTGCCACGACGGTGGCGGCGATCTTCAAGTTGCGCTCCACCGTGGCGGCGCCCTCCTTGGCGCGGCCCTCGGCGCGGGCGGAACGGTTGTACTTGCCCGAGAGCACGCCGGCGCCGAGGACGCTCCACGGCGTCACCGCCAGCGAGAAGGCCCGCGCCATGGGGAGCAGATCCGCTTCGGCGCTGCGGTCGATGAGGCTGTAGCGGAGCTGCAAGGCCACGAAGGGTGACCAGCCGCGCAGCGCGGCCAGAGTGTTGGCCTGCGCCACGACCCAGGCGGGCGTGTCGGAGGCGCCGACGTGCAGCACCTTGCCGGCGCGCACGACATCGTCCAAAGCGCGCATCACCTCGTCCACCGCGGTGGTGAAATCCCAGGCGTGCACCCACAAGAGATCGACGTAGTCGGTGCCGAGACGCGCCAGGCTCTCTTCCAGGGCGCGCACCATGTTCTTGCGGTGGTTGCCGCTGAAGTTGGGGACGTCCCGCCGGGTGAACAGGCCGTACTTCGTAGCCACGACGAAACGGTGGCGGTCACCGTGGATGAATTCGCCGACGAAACGCTCGCTCGAGCCTTCGGTGTAGCGGTTCGCGGTGTCGATGAAGTTGCCGCCGGCGTCGGCGAAGGCGGTGAAGATCCGCCGGCTCTCTTCCTTCGACGCCCCCCAGCCCCACTCGGTACCGAAGGTCATCGTCCCGAGGGCGACCTCGGAGACTCGCAGGCCGCTCCGACCGAGCAGCTTGTACTGCATCCGGACTCCATCTTGCCCTTAGGAAGACGCGCCGGCGGCACTGCGGCGCTCGACCTCGGCGCGAGCGCGCTCCCACAGAGCGGGGGCGCCGAGCTGGGCGCTGAAGGCCTTGAAGCTGCGCTTCGGACCCGTCCAGCGCAGCGCCTCGACCGTGCGGAAGAGCTTGGCATCGGTGCGCAGAGTCGCCAGGTCGCGGAAGAGCATCGCCTCGTCCCAGTGTTCCACCAGGTTCGCCCCGAGCTGCGCCGCGTTCCGCAGCGGCACCTTCCAGCGTATCGCTTCCTTCGGAATCTCTTCCAGATGCGGGAAGCGATGCAGCACTGCGGCGGCCGACTTGGCCCCCCAGCCACGGACGCCGGGGTAGCCGTCGGCGGTGTCGCCGACCAGGGCGAGGTAGTCGGGGATGGAGGACGGCGTCACGCCAAAGCGTGCCTCCACGGCGCGGGCGTCCCGCACCTGGCCCGTGCGCCGGTCGAGCTGCACGACCCGAGCCTCTTTCACGCACTGCGCCAGATCTTTGTCGGGCGAACAGATGTAGACGGTTTCGACGCGCCGGTCCCGGGCGGCGAGCTTCGCCGCCGCGCCGAGCGCGTCGTCCGCTTCGAGCTCCACCATGGGCCAGACGACGACGCCGAGCTTCTCCAGCGCCTCTTCCAGCAAGGGGAACTGCGACAGCAGGTCTTCCGGCATGCCCCGGCCGGTCTTGTAGCCGTGATAGAGATCGTTGCGGAACGATTCCACCACGTGATCCGTCGCCACGCCGAGGTGCGTGGCGCCGCTCTTCAGCATGGCGAGGACCGAGGTGAGGACACCGCGCACCGCGGCCACCTCGTGGCCGGCCTCGTCCTGCATCGAGGGCAGGGCGTAGTAGTGGCGGAAGAGCTCGTAGGTGCCGTCGATCAGATGGACGTCCATGTTCCCCGCTAGGGTCGTGCCGCCTGCGCGCCGGCTTTGCTCGCCGCCGCCGGCAGCGCCGCCCGGCCCGAGAGGTCGAGCAAGAAAGCGTAGCCGAGGGCCGTCTCGCGATGGCGCTTGAAGCGCCCCGAGGCGCCGCCGTGCCCGGCGTCCATGTTGGTCTGCAAGAGGATCCGCGCGCCGCTGGTCTCGAGACGGCGGAGCTTGGCCACGTACTTCGCCGGCTCCCAGTACTGCACTTGCGAATCGTGCAGGCCCGTGGTGATCAGCATGTTCGGGTACGCCTTCTTCTGCAAATTGTCGTATGGCGAGTAGGACAGCATGTAACGGTACGCCGCCGCGTCGTTCGGGTCGCCCCACTCGTCGTACTCGCCGGTGGTGAGCGGGATGTCCGCGTCGAGCATCGTCGTCACCACGTCCACGAACGGCACGTGGCTGATGATGCCCTTGAAGAGCTCCGGCGCCATGTTGGCGACCGCACCCATGAGGAGCCCGCCGGCGCTGCCGCCCTCGGCGAACAGCCGCTCCGGACTGGTGTACTTCTGCGCCACCAGGAAGCGGCCGCAGTCGATGAAGTCGGTGAAGGTGTTCTTCTTGTGCATCAGCTTGCCGTTCTCGTACCAGTCTCGCCCCAGCTCCTGGCCGCCGCGCACGTGGGCGATGGCGAAGACGAAACCACGATCGAGCAGACTGAGCCGCTGCGACTGGAAGCTGGCGTCGCGGCTGAAACCGTAGGAGCCGTAGCCGGTGAGAAGGAGCGGAGCGCTGCCGTCCTTGACGAAGTCGCGCCGGACCACCAGCGAGATCGGCACCCGCGCGCCGTCCGCTGCCGGGGCCCACAGCCGCTCGGTGACGTAGTTGCGCTTGTCGAAACCGCCGAGCACCGCGTCCTCCTTGAGCAGCTTCTTGGTGCGCTTGTTCAGGTCGTAGTCGAAGATCGACTTCGGTGTGGTCAGCGAGGTGTAGGCGTAGCGCAGGACCGGGGTGTCGTACTCCCGGTTGTCCGTCGGGTAGGCCTGGTACGCCGGTTCGCCGAAGTCGAGGTCGTGGGCGGGGCTGCCATCCCGGGGCACGACGTGCAGCTCCAGGAGCCCCTTGCGACGGCGGGAAACCACCAGGTGGTCGCGGAAGACTTCGACGCCTTCCACGAAGACGTCGTCCTGATGCGGCACGACCTCGGTCCACCGCGCGGTCTGGGTGGCGCCGATGGGGGCGCGCATGACGCAGAAGTTCTTCGCCTTCCAGTTGGTGCGGATGACGAAGTCGTCGTTCCAGTCCTCGATGGAGTACTCGTGGTCGGTCTCCCGCGGCAGGAACACCGTCCAGGTTCCCTGCGGCTGATCGGCGCGCAGGAAGCGATATTCCGTGGCCAAGGTCTGCTCCGAGCCGATGAGCAGGAACCGCTTCGACTTGGTGGCCCCGACGAAGCAGCTGAATTCGGCGTCGGGCTCCTCGTACACCAGCCGGTCCGCCGTTGCCGCCGTCCCCAGGACGTGGGCGTAGATGCGATACCAGCGCAGGGTTTCGGCATCCTGCTTGGTGTAGAAGAGGGTGCGGTTGTCGGCGGCCCAAGCGCAGTTGTTGGTCACGTCCGGGATGATGTCCGGCAGATCCTTGCCGCTCGTCAGGTTGCGGACTCGTAGCGTATAGAAGCGCCGGCCGACGACGTCGGTGCCATAGGCCAAGAGCTCTTGGTTGGGGCTCACCTGCAGACCGCTGCAAGAGAAGAACTCGTGTCCCCGCGCCAGGGCGTTGCCGTCGAGCATGGTCTGCTCCGGACCGTCGGGCCCGCCCGGGTGCCGGCAGTAAACGGCGTACTCGCCACCTTCGACATAGCGCTCGTGATACCAGTACTTGCCGTCCTGGGCCGGCACCGTGGCATCATCCGCCTGGATGCGCCCGACGATCTCCTGGTACAGATCCTCTTGCAGCTGCTTCGTGTGCGCCATCTCCGCCTCGGTGTAGGCATTCTCCGCCTTCAGGTAGGCGAGCACCTCTGGGTTCTCCCGCTCCTTCAACCAGAAGAAATCATCGTTGCGCACGTCCCCGTGCTTCTCCAACCGGTGCGGTTGCTGGCGCGCCAGCGGCGGTGTGGCGTGCGCGACCGCGGTGCCGGCGTGCGGCGGCGCAGCGGGCTGTGCCTGCGTCACCGGCGGCTTCGTCTGCGTCGCCGCGGGCGGTGTCTGCGTCGCGGTCTGCGCCCAGCCCAGGGACGGCGCCAGTGCCGGAGAGAAGAGCGCGCTCGAGGCGAAGAGCAGGCTGGCGAGACGGACAGCTCGGAGAGACATGGTTTCTCCTTTGCGACCTCAGCGGGCGCGCTGGCGACCCAGGCCCCGCGCACCGTCGCGGCATCATCCGTCTGCCGGCGGCGCCTGGCGTGGGATCGGCCACGGGGCGGAGGCCACGATTGTGGGGGGTTCGTGCAGCGGCTGCAAGTGCGGATCCGGCTTCCGCGCCCGGCGCGGAACTCGTAGGATCATTCCCGCCCAAGGGTTTGCAACCGAGTCGGGCAGTCGTGGGGGCGGTGACGGCGCCGCGGCGCATCCGTGCGGACCGGGGCGTCGCCTCGGTCTGGACACGGGCCGCCCGTCCCTGCTTCCCGGAGGGAACGCGAGCCGGGGGTCGTGCGTCGATAGGACGGGCCCCCGCCGGAGGGACAGCCGCAAGCGGTGATCGGGAAAACCCTGAAGAACTACGTCGTCGAGGATCTCCTCGGCAAGGGCGGCATGGGCGCGGTGTACCGCGCCCGTGACACCAATCTGGAACGCAACGTCGCGATCAAGGTGCTGGCCCCGGAGCTCGCCAGCCAGCCCGAGCTGCAGCGACGTTTCCTGCAGGAAGCCAAGGCCGCCTCGGCAGTGAACCATCCTGCTATCGCCCAGATCTACGAGATCGAGCACGAGGGCGACCTGACCTTCATCGTCATGGAGTACGTCGACGGCTCCACCGTGCGCCAGCTCGTGTCACGCGGCGAGCTCGATGTGCTGTCGGCAGTGGAGATCGGCATCCAGGTCGCGGATGCCGTGGCACGCGCCCACGGCGCCGGCATCGTGCATCGGGATCTCAAGTCGGACAACATCATGGTGACCCGCGACGGCCACCCGAAGGTGCTCGACTTCGGCCTCGCCAAGCTGCAGACGGTGGCGAGCGCGGACGCCGATGCGACCCAGGCTCTGTCGCTGCACATGACACAGGCGGGCACGGTGCTGGGGACGATCGCCTACATGAGTCCGGAGCAAGCCCGCGGCCAGAAAGTGGATCACCGCACCGATGTTTTCTCTCTCGGCGTCGTTCTCTACGAGATGAGCACGGGCAAGCTGCCCTTCACTGGCCCCAGCGCTTTCGACACCATGCACGCCATCGTCTTCGCCGAGTCACCGCCGCTCACGACGGTGCGCGCCGGCTTGCCCTATGGCTTGCAGCGCGTCGTGGAGCGCTGCCTGCGCAAGGACCCGCAGGAGCGCTATCAGAACCTGAGCGAGACCGCTGCCGATCTGAAACGTGTGAAGCGCGAGATCGAGTCGGGCGTGGAGAGCGGGCCGCCCATGCTCGAGCGCGTGCGCCTGCCCAAGACCTTGCTGCCGAAGAATCTCTCCACCCGCGGCGCCGTGGTCATCGGTTTCTGGGGCATCGTCCTCACCAGCCTCCTCCTCACCGTGCTGGCCAACAAAGGGGGCTTCGCCGGCGCCATGCCCTTCCTCGTCATGGGGGTGATCGTCTACGGCCACGTGCGCGGCCGGCGGCGGCGGATGGCCAAGCGCTTCATCAAGAAGGCAGCGAAGCTCAAGGAAGTGCAAGTCGTCGGTATGGAGGGCGACGAGTTCATCGTCGCCAGCCGCGGCACCAAGGCGAGCACCCACGTGAAGCTCAACTCGCTGCTCGAAGCGGCCAACGGCGGCCTGTACTACGGCCACGCCTTCAAGATGACGGTGCGCTCCGATGTGCCGGCGGAGGAGCTGCAGTCCATGCCTTCTCGCCTCAGTGTTCACTTCGTCCGCGAGGAGTGAGACGCAGCAGTTTCGAGGGGTGAGCCTGAGCAGATTCCATGTCGACCACGAGGTGTGCATGCCCCAGCGCGCACCGCAGGCGCCAGGCGTGAAGCGACGGCTGCCGCGGGGTCTGGGGTTGCTGTTTTGTGTTTCCCTCTTCTGGGCCGACCTGCACCTGGGGTCCGCCGCCGAGACGCCGAAACCGACGGGTCCCGCACCCCCCTTCCTGATCCAGGACGATGCCTGGCGTCCGCTCCGCTCCTGTGCCGACACGACCTTGCAGCGACGACTGGAACAACGGCTGGCGCAGCACGACCTCTGGCGCCGCTTGTGGCGTGAGGCGAAGCTCGGCGTCGGCCTGGTGGACCTGAGGCGCCTCGAGTCGCCGCGTTTCGCCCAGGTGAACGGCGACACCATGTTGGAGGCGGCGAGCCTGGCGAAGATCGCCGTGCTCTTGGCCGCGCACCAATCTCTGGCCGCAGGCAGCCTGGAGCAGACGCCGGAACTCCGGACCGATCTGCGCGCCATGATCCGGGTATCGAGCAACGCGGCGGCGACGCGCGTCATCGAGCGGCTCGGGAGCGGACGACTCGGGCTCGCGCGCATCGCCGCCGTCCTCACCTCGCCGCGCTACGCCTTGTTCGAGCCGCGCTACGGCGGCGGCCTCTGGGTGGGAGCTGCGTACCCCGCCGGGCGCGACAGCTTGCCGGACCCGCTCCGGGGTTTCTTGCACGCCGCCACGGCGACGCAGGTGTGTCGCTTCTATCACCTGCTGCTCACGGGACGCTTGGTGGACTTCGAGCACAGCCAAGC from Candidatus Krumholzibacteriia bacterium carries:
- a CDS encoding serine/threonine-protein kinase, with protein sequence MIGKTLKNYVVEDLLGKGGMGAVYRARDTNLERNVAIKVLAPELASQPELQRRFLQEAKAASAVNHPAIAQIYEIEHEGDLTFIVMEYVDGSTVRQLVSRGELDVLSAVEIGIQVADAVARAHGAGIVHRDLKSDNIMVTRDGHPKVLDFGLAKLQTVASADADATQALSLHMTQAGTVLGTIAYMSPEQARGQKVDHRTDVFSLGVVLYEMSTGKLPFTGPSAFDTMHAIVFAESPPLTTVRAGLPYGLQRVVERCLRKDPQERYQNLSETAADLKRVKREIESGVESGPPMLERVRLPKTLLPKNLSTRGAVVIGFWGIVLTSLLLTVLANKGGFAGAMPFLVMGVIVYGHVRGRRRRMAKRFIKKAAKLKEVQVVGMEGDEFIVASRGTKASTHVKLNSLLEAANGGLYYGHAFKMTVRSDVPAEELQSMPSRLSVHFVREE
- a CDS encoding efflux RND transporter periplasmic adaptor subunit, translating into MRRAVVKTISLLLVGGAVLVGGYYGVHAFLSTAPDIPLASAKKGEFLLSIRVNGQVDARQASALVAPRVRNLQITWLAPEGSQVKPQDPVVRFNATQQQAELQDNQSALKIAETSLERAKRELAIQEKQLALELQQARRSYDELKYEAPRVADEAKLKLELAELNNQAKIEQQRADVQKATLEVQRARDKVMLAQRELDQMTLLAPIAGMVVHLEIWKGNAMSKVQAGDSPWQGQPLVAVPDLSEMIVKATVSEVDASAVEPEQEAIVTVDAFADTTYRAKVVRKGTLARRKEPNSKINVFDVELAILDVDPKLKPGMSASAQVIVQRLPDVVSVPLEAVFEKQGKPLVYLADGSPVEVQVGRRNDRDIEVTRGLQGGERICLVDPTLEEPGMPGEKATQPEMNKGRQPPPAAQAGP
- a CDS encoding 5'-3' exonuclease H3TH domain-containing protein, producing the protein MDVHLIDGTYELFRHYYALPSMQDEAGHEVAAVRGVLTSVLAMLKSGATHLGVATDHVVESFRNDLYHGYKTGRGMPEDLLSQFPLLEEALEKLGVVVWPMVELEADDALGAAAKLAARDRRVETVYICSPDKDLAQCVKEARVVQLDRRTGQVRDARAVEARFGVTPSSIPDYLALVGDTADGYPGVRGWGAKSAAAVLHRFPHLEEIPKEAIRWKVPLRNAAQLGANLVEHWDEAMLFRDLATLRTDAKLFRTVEALRWTGPKRSFKAFSAQLGAPALWERARAEVERRSAAGASS
- a CDS encoding S9 family peptidase, whose amino-acid sequence is MSLRAVRLASLLFASSALFSPALAPSLGWAQTATQTPPAATQTKPPVTQAQPAAPPHAGTAVAHATPPLARQQPHRLEKHGDVRNDDFFWLKERENPEVLAYLKAENAYTEAEMAHTKQLQEDLYQEIVGRIQADDATVPAQDGKYWYHERYVEGGEYAVYCRHPGGPDGPEQTMLDGNALARGHEFFSCSGLQVSPNQELLAYGTDVVGRRFYTLRVRNLTSGKDLPDIIPDVTNNCAWAADNRTLFYTKQDAETLRWYRIYAHVLGTAATADRLVYEEPDAEFSCFVGATKSKRFLLIGSEQTLATEYRFLRADQPQGTWTVFLPRETDHEYSIEDWNDDFVIRTNWKAKNFCVMRAPIGATQTARWTEVVPHQDDVFVEGVEVFRDHLVVSRRRKGLLELHVVPRDGSPAHDLDFGEPAYQAYPTDNREYDTPVLRYAYTSLTTPKSIFDYDLNKRTKKLLKEDAVLGGFDKRNYVTERLWAPAADGARVPISLVVRRDFVKDGSAPLLLTGYGSYGFSRDASFQSQRLSLLDRGFVFAIAHVRGGQELGRDWYENGKLMHKKNTFTDFIDCGRFLVAQKYTSPERLFAEGGSAGGLLMGAVANMAPELFKGIISHVPFVDVVTTMLDADIPLTTGEYDEWGDPNDAAAYRYMLSYSPYDNLQKKAYPNMLITTGLHDSQVQYWEPAKYVAKLRRLETSGARILLQTNMDAGHGGASGRFKRHRETALGYAFLLDLSGRAALPAAASKAGAQAARP
- a CDS encoding serine hydrolase, which produces MPQRAPQAPGVKRRLPRGLGLLFCVSLFWADLHLGSAAETPKPTGPAPPFLIQDDAWRPLRSCADTTLQRRLEQRLAQHDLWRRLWREAKLGVGLVDLRRLESPRFAQVNGDTMLEAASLAKIAVLLAAHQSLAAGSLEQTPELRTDLRAMIRVSSNAAATRVIERLGSGRLGLARIAAVLTSPRYALFEPRYGGGLWVGAAYPAGRDSLPDPLRGFLHAATATQVCRFYHLLLTGRLVDFEHSQAMLAAMSEPGLRTKFVRALAGRVPAARLYRKSGSWGLHHADSVLVWGEASQRYIAVALVEDPEGETILVQLLPALEATLGP
- a CDS encoding ABC transporter permease gives rise to the protein METRRTLLMAFDSLGTHKLRTLLTMLGVIIGVAAVVGMLSIGAGAEKEVLEEIAVLGINNVIVNAKAPEEDPGGDEGLHRSPGLSLEDAANIAAFTDLVANVVPQRYEPLETVRQRSQIAPVRVVATTPAFMLSSSVEVEAGRFLLPSDDETFAQVCVLGAKAKRALFTFSDPLGESVRVGDLDFTVVGVMADKYLGRGKVEGLELKNLNEDIYIPLVTAQKKFDRQTLASRSRMEGGFSVTMNQGGEQKFNVPEIDQLTVTARSLSHVPAVAKLVERILARRHGGVGDYDIVVPESLLRQSQKTQRIFNIVMGAIAGLSLLVGGIGIMNIMLATVLERTREIGIRRAVGATRRDILLQFLVEAIAICMLGCGIGLALGLLISRVISFYAQWPTVVSLFAIVLAIGVSSLVGIVFGLYPAARAARVDVIESLRYE
- a CDS encoding TolC family protein, which translates into the protein MCLILWSVQQSWVSPAAADVLDLTLEQAVQRAVEKTARGRIIRGQAEVVGQQYQAQRINYKLPEVSINGSVPAFDVDESYRFFGGANTKQLYRTRDLSFESFIELKQSLITGGTLTGSANLNADDSRYPDTRLIGSGEFVYETLRRGYFDFRLEQPLFRPSAAKKLLNDLQDDRDIASAEQQKQEGQLRRDVTDAYVAVLRFELKKDLTRDRMEAARAQARVDSLKFKDGVISEELWLQSASKRLDAELEHVDAEVDAREQLRQLSVLLDLEVDDAVKPTEPVPAPHFEAAARQRMLDDWERTVAVQQADRNRRKA
- a CDS encoding aldo/keto reductase, with the translated sequence MQYKLLGRSGLRVSEVALGTMTFGTEWGWGASKEESRRIFTAFADAGGNFIDTANRYTEGSSERFVGEFIHGDRHRFVVATKYGLFTRRDVPNFSGNHRKNMVRALEESLARLGTDYVDLLWVHAWDFTTAVDEVMRALDDVVRAGKVLHVGASDTPAWVVAQANTLAALRGWSPFVALQLRYSLIDRSAEADLLPMARAFSLAVTPWSVLGAGVLSGKYNRSARAEGRAKEGAATVERNLKIAATVVAVAEELGCTPAPVALAWARQQPGLVPILGARDLEQFRDNLGTLEVRLAEEHLRRLDEVSRMDLGFPHNFLSQPRIVDLLHGGMQDRIDLSEKKSAE